Within Dendrosporobacter quercicolus, the genomic segment TTGTGCGACGGCAACCAGTCGCTTACACCGGAAAATTTTTCACTGCTGATGAACGAGATTGGCGCTATTGCCGCAGTTACGGGAAAATCACTCCAATGAAGCAGTTGAATATTGCCATTATCGGTCTGGGCTTGATCGGCGGTTCGCTGGGGCTGGCTATCAAGCACCATTACGGCGCTCAGGTTATGGTGGCAGGCGTTGATCAGGATGCAGGCACGCTTGCTTATGCGCTCGGCAGCGGTGCGGTAGACTCTGCCGGAACCGATAGCCGTACGGCTGCCAGCCAGGCCGACATTGTATTTTTGTGCACACCGGTACTGCAAATTGTACCGGTTGTACAAAATATCATTCCTTGCCTGAAACCGGGGACGATATTGAGCGACGTCGGCAGCACCAAGCAGTATCTGTACGAAAAAATTTCCGGGCTGCTGCCAGCGGATATTCATTATGTAGCCGGCCATCCGATGGCCGGCAGTGAGCAGAGCGGCATTATGGCTGCCGACAAGGATTTATTCCGCGATAAATGTTATATTATTATTCCCGAAACGGCCCGGCTGGCGTCGGCCGCAGAGAAAATCTGCAGCCTTCTATCCTGTACCGGGGCCAAAATAACGGCAATGGAGCTGGCGCAGCATGACCGGTGCGCGGCGGTGATCAGCCATGCGCCTCATGTGACGGCGGCGGCGCTCGTTCATTTGCTGGGCTTAAGGCCGGCTGAGCTGGGGAATAATCTGAAGCTGGCGGGGGGCGGTTTTCGCGATACGACCCGGATTGCCTCATCCAATGCCGATATGTGGGCCGACATCTGCCTGTCCAATCCTGAAGCCATTGCCGACAGTCTGACTCATTTGCAGGGGATTATCGGCCAGGTCATTGCCGACATCCGGCGAGAGGACCGGGAGTCGGTTCATGCATTCTTTAAAACAGCCAAGCTCCGCCGGGATTCGCTGATTCAGGCGTCGTTCTGCCCAAGTGCGGGTAATGCGGAGTAAAATAATCCGATACGAGGAATGCGATTTTGTCAGTCCATAAGACTGTCAAACTGGTTTAGGCTCGGGAAGCTAGCACCGTGCGTCACTTGGTCTAAACTTCTTTTTACCATGAAAAAAATCCTGTTTGTCCTAGAATGAAGAGACTATATAAGGTATGATTTCCTTATTGTAGTAAATGAGAGACACTATCAATAACGATGAATGAAAGCGCAATTGCGGATATTGGCAGCGGTCATACCGGCCCGCAGTGCGGCAAGTGCCTGAAGTGTAATTGGCAACAGCCCGACGGGCTGCCGCCGCGGCTTAGTGTATAGGTAAATGAAATGCTATTTGTCTGTAACGGGCAAATAGCGTTTTTATTAAAGGAAAGCCGGAATTGTAAGCTCGTTAAGTCCACTGAATAACGGGGCTTTTCTAAAATAATGGAAATGGTTGTAAATATGGGGAATGTTCGAGGATGTCCGCCGGTTTGTTATAAAACTGGAGCAGGCTGTTTTTTGCTCTATGCTCCACACCCTTCATCAGCAGGGCTTGCTGCTGGACAAAGCAAGAGGATACGGTTTCGACGAAATTATTTCCGTATCAGCTACTGCGCCGAAGTACAGGGCGCTGGCTTGAGCAGCTTATCGGACAGGGCTGGCTGAAGCGCCGGGAGGACAAGTTTTTTGGCGGATGTGCCTGAGGCAATGCCGGACAAATGCTGGAGCGAGGCGAGAGGATCTGGGACGGCCGGCTTGGTTCACCTTTGGCGATGGACTATCTCATCAGTAATGCTCGGCAGCTGCCGGCGTTGATGAGGGGAGAAAGGCAGGCGGCGCTGTTGCTGTTTCCGGAGGGAAAAATGGACTACGCCAACGCGTTGTACCGGAATTCAATCACAGCCAGGTATCTGACTAAAGCAACAGCGGCGGCCGTCAGTCGCATCTGCGCGGAGAAAATTGCCGCAGGCGGGCAAACTGCCCATCTGGTGGAGATTGGCGCGGGGACAGGGGCGACTACGGCTGTTGTGGCTCCGTGCTTAAAGGCTTGCGCCGGAAAGCTTGCAGTGGACTATCTGTTTACCGATGTATCGCAGTTTTTCCTGGCGGCTGCGCGGGAAACCTTCCGGGATTGCCCGTGGATGCGGTTTGGTCTTGTAAACATCGACCGGGAGTTTGAACAGCAGGGCTTAGCGCCGGAAAGCGCGGATATCGTCATCGCTGCGGGCGTGCTCAATAATGCGTTCAATACCGATCAGACGGCAAAGGATTTACTGCAGCTGTTACCGGACGGCGGCTGGCTGCTGGTTGTCGAGCCGACCCGTGAATTTCCGGAAATGCTGATTTCCCAGGCTTTTATGATGACTCAGCCGGAAGACGACAGGAAAAACACGAAAACAACCTTTCTTTCAGTCCGGCAGTGGGAACATGTTTTTTGGCAAGCCGGAGCGGCTGAGGTACGGTCCCTCCCGTCTGATGAGCATATGCTTGCTCCCATGGAGCAAAAATTTTTTGCAGTGAAAAAAGACAGCCGCACAAGGCTGAAACAGGAGGAGAGTTTATGACATTAAGCGGCGGGAGTAGAGTCAGCGAATTGGTGGCGCGTATTCGAAAAGGCGGCGTAGCCTTCCTTATGGGAGGAAAACGGCAAGCTGCGGTACAGAGCGCCGCAGGGGCTGCTGGGCGGAAGTGATTTGCAGCTGCTTAAGGAATATAAGGCCGATATTTTAGGATTGCTCCGGACGGAAGCAAAGCAAAAGTCGGTGGTGTGCCGTCCCGAGGCCAGGTATGAGCCTTTCCCCTGATCGACGTACAGTCCGCCTATCTGCTGGGACGCAGCGAAGTCTTTGAATACGGCGGCAAGTTCGGCTTTCTGCCGGGAATAACGGAAATGACACTTAAAATATGATATTTTATCCTAGAGTCTAATAAATTAAGGAGGAACGTTATTTGTCTGTAACGGCAAATAGCGTGGATAATTGCCAGTGAGTCAGAGATTATTGGTGTGTTAATTCTTTGAATAACAATTGTTTTAATATAAATGGAAATGGTTGTAAAAAAAGAAGATGTTTGCTATAATTATCGATGAAAATGATTATCAATGTATTGTGTGCGTAAATAAGCGAAAAGAAGGGAGCAATAAGCTGTCCAGCATTGATCTTTGTATGAGTATGATTCAGTTGGCTTGACTAAGGAACAGTTGCTTTAGACTTTAGACATAAATTCATAGTCCGGAGGTAGCAATGAAGGAGGAAAACGCCAATTCAAAGGTTTGCATATTTAACCCGGGAGACGAGAATTGTCCATTGTGCAATAGGCTTAACCGTGTTTATACAAACAATTTGTTTGAAACTGAGATTGCAATTCCGGCAGTAGTCGGGCAGGGTTATTATCGTAAAATTGTTCTTAATCCTTCAATGAAAGTGTTAATCGGTGATATGACTTTTCATCAAAAAATAACCATGAGCGGTAAACAAGACAGCTCGCTATATAATTTTGCTTTTTGCCTTGGCGAAGGTTTCCTGTGGAGAGTGGAAGGTAATAACCAGGAATATGAAATAAGCTGCGGGGAAAGTTTCGTTTTTGACCGGAGTCATGGCGGAAGCATTCTGAGCACCTGTTTTCCTGGGCAACGGGTTTTGGGTCTGAACATTGAATTAGGCACTGAAACAATAACAAATTTAATTCAGCACCAGCGAATAAAAGAAGGAAAAAGTTTTTCTTATGGCAGCAGGGTGGTTTGCAGCGGAGAATTTTCCCCCGCTGTCCGGCTTATTCTAAACGAATTAATGAACTGTCATTATCGGGACCAATTAAAGAAAATGTATCTTGAAGGTAAAATAATGGAACTGGTCGCTGTTTATTTAAATGAGGTTGTCTTTGGAAGCAGAGTCTGCTCTCACATCCGCTTATCTTCGTGTGATGTAGAGGCGTTGCGCCAGGCTAGGGGGATTCTTGATAAAAATATTACATCACCGCCAACGATTGGGAAATTGGCAAAATTGATTTGTCTAAATGAATATAAATTAAAAAAGGGATTCAAAGAATTATTCGGTATGCCGGTTCATGCCTACATTATTGACAAACGGCTGGAAATGGCGCGCTTTTTTATAGAGGATAAAAAGCTGCGTGTGACTGAAGCGGCTTTGCTGGTAGGTTATAATGATCTCAGTTATTTTGCAGAGAAATTCCGGAAAAAATATGGCGTTAATCCTTCGGAATATAGTAAAAATTTATCATAGTATAGAGTGAAAGAGCATTTTGGGTGCAGAAAAGAATTTACTTTGCGCATCTAAAATGCTTTTTGCCATTATCTTGATCCTTTTGCCTACAATAAAGAGAAGAACAATAGAAAGTGTAATTGATAAAAAACGATGGAAACCAAAGGCGTTAAACGGGGCAAGGGCAACAGTTCACGTAACTGCTTTTTTTTTGCGGGTAGATACGCAATACAGAGGAGAAACCACATGATCAGTTTCTCATGGATAGAACCAGAAAAATGGCGTTCTGCGCTGATCGCGGCGGCCTTTTTTTCATTGGCTTTTGTCGAAGGAAAAACTATACTGATCGTCTTCAGTCGCGGCCTAGAAGGCTACCTAATACTTTTCACCATACTTTTTATCCCATTTGCCATAGAACAAAATAGGTAAATCATGGTAATATACTAAAAGAATAATGATTATCAATATCAATGCGGGAGTGTATTATGAACAATCAATCAACCGTTACGCCCTGGCTGCTCACCCGCCCTGACGCCAGGGATATCATCCGCGTTTTCTGCCTGCCGTACGCCGGCGGCGGAGCGTCTGTGTACCGGGGCTGGGCCAAGGAACTGCCTGAAGGGGCGGGCATTTATCCCATTCAGCTTCCGGGCCGGGAAAACCGGATTGCCGAACCGCCGGCGCGTGATATGACAACGCTGGTTCATGAGATTTCCCGGGCTATTGTCCCTTATTTGCAGCAGCCGTTCATTTTGTTCGGCCACAGCCTGGGGGCTCGGCTGGCGTTTGAGATTGCCCGGAACATCCGCCGTAAATGGAATTTACAGCCCAGCCGTCTGATTGTCTCCGGCAGCCGTGCGCCGGAAATACCTGAGCCCAAGCCGCTGCACGGCTTGCCGGACAGCGCGTTTATCGAGGAACTGCGCCGTTTTTCGGGAACGCCGGAAGCTGTTTTGCAGAGCCGCGAGCTGATGGAGCTTTTTCTGCCGGTGCTGCGGGCCGATTTTACGGTTGATGAAACTTACGTCTATTCGGCTGATAAACCGCTGGAATGCCCGATTTCGGCTTTCGGGGGAACCAAAGACCCGGAAGCCGGCTCTAAAGAGGTGCAAGGCTGGGCGCGGCATACTAGTTGCTCTTTTTCACTGGAAATGCTGGAGGGAGGGCACTTCTTTCTGCAAACGGCCAGACCGGCGCTGCTGCGGTCGGTTGGTAAAATTCTTCTGGGGCATCTGGCCGCTGCGGCCGTTGCCGGAAAAAAGGAGGTTAACGCAGGCTTATGATACCGTTGCTGGAAGACATACGGGCGATTTACCGGCATGACCCTGCCTGCCGGAACCTGGAGTTTTTGCTTTATCCATCCCTGCATGTAATTACCGTGCACAGAATTGTTATCCATCCGCTTTACCGCCTGGGAATGCCCTTTCTGCCGCGTATGTTTTCCCAGCTGATGCGTTTTTTTACCGGTATTGAAATTCATCCGGGGGCGAAAATCGGATCAGGTTTTTTTTGTGATCACGGCTGCGGGGTAGTCATTGGGGAAACGGTGGAAATAGGGCGCAACTGTACTTTGTTTCACGGCGTTACCCTTGGCGGAACCGGCAAAGCCAAACGCAAGCGCCATCCCACCATCGGCGATCATGTCTACATCGGGCATGGCGTAACCATTCTGGGGCCGGTGATGATCGGCAGCAACAGCAAAATTGGCGCCCAGACGGTAATTGTCAACCGGGATGTTCCCGAGCATTGCACTGTCATCGGCTCGCCGCCTAAAATTATCAAACTGGCTGGAAATAAGACGGAAATCGATCTTCCTGTTTCAGACTACAGATATGCTGAGAGACAGCAGGAAGGCAATGAGAAAAAAACGGTGGAACAGGTCTGCCTGGACAAGCCGTAACCGACTTGGAGGAGGAATTGGGAAAATGGAAGCAAACAGGAAATGGCCTGCCTATGCAGAGCAATACGAACGGCTGGGATATTGGGAGCCGCTTACACTTGGCCGGCAGCTTGCGTTATGGGCTGAGGAGCATGCGGACCGCATCGCCCTGGTTGATGGGGAGACGCGCCTTACCTACCGGGAGCTTGACCGAAAGGCCGGTGAGCTGGCTGCGGGTTTTTTTCAGCGGGGCATTAAAAAAGGCGACCATGTGGTTGTTCAGCTGCCCAACCGGATTTCTTTTATACTGACTTGTTTCGCCTTGTTTCGTCTTGGCGCACTGCCGGTGATGGCCCTGCCGGCGCACCGGGAAGCCGAGCTGGACGGCATTTTTTCTCTGACCCAGCCGGTTGCCTATATTATTCCCGAAACATTTTTGGGGTTTGACTATCAAAATATGGCGGAGCGTTTGGCAAAACGGCATTCGTCCGTTCAATTGATCATCCTCGACGGCGAGAATGGGAGAAGCCATGTCCGGCTTAGGGACATCAGCGGCCCTCCGGTTGATTTTGTCTCTCCTTCCCACCGGGATATTGCGCTGCTGCTCTTATCGGGCGGAACCACCGGAACGCCCAAGCTGATTCCCCGAACCCATGCCGATTACGCTTATAATGCCAAGGCTTGCGCGCGGCGCTGCAAACTCGGCTCTCACAGCGTCTACCTTGCCGTTTTGCCGGCAGCCCACAATTTTCCGCTGTGCTGCCCGGGCATTCTTGGTACGCTGTCGGCCGGCGGCCGGGTGGTTTTATGTCCGACCACCAGCTGCGAGGAAGCTTTTCCGCTAATTGAGAAGGAAGGGGTTACCATTACCGCGCTCGTTCCCGCGCTGGTCAATATGTGGCTGGATGTCCTGGAATGGGATACCTCCAGCGATATTTCCAGCCTGGAAGTGCTGCAGGTGGGAGGAGCGATGCTGGACGCCAACATTGCGAGGCGCATTACCCGCGAGATGGGGTGCAAACTGCAGCAGGTTTTCGGCATTGCCGAAGGCTTGATCTGCTGCACCTCGCTCGACGATGACGAGGAAACCATTCTCGGTTGCCAGGGGCGTCCTTTAGCGGCTGATGATGAGATCAGGATCGTCGACCACAACGGGCAGGCGGTCGTTCCCGGAGAATACGGCGAACTGCTGGTGCGGGGACCTTATACGATCAGGGGCTATTACCGCGCGCCGGAACAAAACAGCAAATGCTTTACCGCCGATGGCTTTTATTGTTCCGGGGATAAGGCGAGAATAACGCCGGAAGGCAATATCCAAATCGGCGGACGGATCAAAGAACAAATCAACCGGGCCGGGGAAAAAATTATGCCGGCGGAAATCGAAGCGCATCTTCTGGCTCATCCGGACATCCGGGACGCCGCTGTGGTCGGCCTGGCCGATGAAAACCTCGGGGAGCGAAGCTGCGCCTTCCTAATGACCGAGGACGAAGCGCTGACCCTTAGCGCCATTCATCAGTATTTACGGGACCGGGGCGTCGCCCGCTACAAACTGCCGGATCAAATGGAACGGGTTGAATACTGGCCGCTGACCAGCGTCGGCAAGGTGGATAAAATGAAGCTGAAACAAATGGCGGAGTATAAGGCGCAGCCGGGAGAAGTGAAACCAATCGCCTACCGGGAAGAGCGCGTGCCTTATGGCGGGAACATTTATCTGGCGGCGGCGCAAATCGCCGAAGCTTTTGACGAGCCGTATCTGCTTTATGAAACCGGGCAGGAGCTTTCTGTGGGGCTGGGCGTCCACGCCCTGCTCACGGTTGAGCCGGACTATACGACACTGGCAGTGGATAACAAAGTGGTGAAGCTGAACAATCAAGACCTGAGCAATACCATTGACAAGGCTTTAGACCAGGTCCGGCTTAGAAACTGGCGTGCTTACGGCATTGCCAATTTCGCTCTGGCCCGCCATTACTGGCAGTTGCCGCTGCTGGAGGAGGATAACTGCCTGCTGAAGCTGGTCATTCCCAAAGTCGAAGTCAGATTCAGCAAAGGCGAGGTTCTATGGCGGGCCCTGGACGAGGAAAGCTTTCGCCAAACCGGCGAACTGGTAACAAGCATTGCGGACGGCGGACGGCGCGAAGCGGAACAGGCCCTGCTCCAGCGTTTGAACACCCAAAAAGTGGAAACGCCCGGCGTCAGGACTCATAACGCCGAAAGCTACCAGCAGGTGGTGGCGGAGGCGGTACGGGAAATCCGGGAGCGTAAATACCAAAAAGTCATTTTGTCCCGTAAAATTCCGCTCGGTACAAAAATCGATATGGTTGCCAGCTATATTGCGGGACGCCAGGTAAATTCGCCCGCCAGGTCATTTTTGCTAAACCTCGATGGTTTACAGGCGGCCGGATTTAGCCCGGAGACGGTGGTCGAGGTGGACCGGGACGGCTGGGTAAGCACGCAGCCCCTGGCCGGAACACGGGCGCTGGGCGACCAGGAGGAGGAAACGCGCCGGCTGAGAGAGGAATTGCTGCATGATCCCAAGGAGGTTGCCGAGCATGCAGTTTCGGTCAAGCTGGCCTTTGAGGAAATGCGCAGCATTTGCAGCGCCGATACGACTGCAGTCAGCGAATTCATGTCGGTACTGAGCCGCGGCACGGTACAGCATATTGCTTCACGACT encodes:
- a CDS encoding prephenate dehydrogenase, producing MKQLNIAIIGLGLIGGSLGLAIKHHYGAQVMVAGVDQDAGTLAYALGSGAVDSAGTDSRTAASQADIVFLCTPVLQIVPVVQNIIPCLKPGTILSDVGSTKQYLYEKISGLLPADIHYVAGHPMAGSEQSGIMAADKDLFRDKCYIIIPETARLASAAEKICSLLSCTGAKITAMELAQHDRCAAVISHAPHVTAAALVHLLGLRPAELGNNLKLAGGGFRDTTRIASSNADMWADICLSNPEAIADSLTHLQGIIGQVIADIRREDRESVHAFFKTAKLRRDSLIQASFCPSAGNAE
- a CDS encoding class I SAM-dependent methyltransferase; amino-acid sequence: MLERGERIWDGRLGSPLAMDYLISNARQLPALMRGERQAALLLFPEGKMDYANALYRNSITARYLTKATAAAVSRICAEKIAAGGQTAHLVEIGAGTGATTAVVAPCLKACAGKLAVDYLFTDVSQFFLAAARETFRDCPWMRFGLVNIDREFEQQGLAPESADIVIAAGVLNNAFNTDQTAKDLLQLLPDGGWLLVVEPTREFPEMLISQAFMMTQPEDDRKNTKTTFLSVRQWEHVFWQAGAAEVRSLPSDEHMLAPMEQKFFAVKKDSRTRLKQEESL
- a CDS encoding helix-turn-helix transcriptional regulator encodes the protein MGLNIELGTETITNLIQHQRIKEGKSFSYGSRVVCSGEFSPAVRLILNELMNCHYRDQLKKMYLEGKIMELVAVYLNEVVFGSRVCSHIRLSSCDVEALRQARGILDKNITSPPTIGKLAKLICLNEYKLKKGFKELFGMPVHAYIIDKRLEMARFFIEDKKLRVTEAALLVGYNDLSYFAEKFRKKYGVNPSEYSKNLS
- a CDS encoding thioesterase II family protein, with the protein product MNNQSTVTPWLLTRPDARDIIRVFCLPYAGGGASVYRGWAKELPEGAGIYPIQLPGRENRIAEPPARDMTTLVHEISRAIVPYLQQPFILFGHSLGARLAFEIARNIRRKWNLQPSRLIVSGSRAPEIPEPKPLHGLPDSAFIEELRRFSGTPEAVLQSRELMELFLPVLRADFTVDETYVYSADKPLECPISAFGGTKDPEAGSKEVQGWARHTSCSFSLEMLEGGHFFLQTARPALLRSVGKILLGHLAAAAVAGKKEVNAGL
- the epsC gene encoding serine O-acetyltransferase EpsC → MIPLLEDIRAIYRHDPACRNLEFLLYPSLHVITVHRIVIHPLYRLGMPFLPRMFSQLMRFFTGIEIHPGAKIGSGFFCDHGCGVVIGETVEIGRNCTLFHGVTLGGTGKAKRKRHPTIGDHVYIGHGVTILGPVMIGSNSKIGAQTVIVNRDVPEHCTVIGSPPKIIKLAGNKTEIDLPVSDYRYAERQQEGNEKKTVEQVCLDKP
- a CDS encoding salicylate synthase, with amino-acid sequence MEANRKWPAYAEQYERLGYWEPLTLGRQLALWAEEHADRIALVDGETRLTYRELDRKAGELAAGFFQRGIKKGDHVVVQLPNRISFILTCFALFRLGALPVMALPAHREAELDGIFSLTQPVAYIIPETFLGFDYQNMAERLAKRHSSVQLIILDGENGRSHVRLRDISGPPVDFVSPSHRDIALLLLSGGTTGTPKLIPRTHADYAYNAKACARRCKLGSHSVYLAVLPAAHNFPLCCPGILGTLSAGGRVVLCPTTSCEEAFPLIEKEGVTITALVPALVNMWLDVLEWDTSSDISSLEVLQVGGAMLDANIARRITREMGCKLQQVFGIAEGLICCTSLDDDEETILGCQGRPLAADDEIRIVDHNGQAVVPGEYGELLVRGPYTIRGYYRAPEQNSKCFTADGFYCSGDKARITPEGNIQIGGRIKEQINRAGEKIMPAEIEAHLLAHPDIRDAAVVGLADENLGERSCAFLMTEDEALTLSAIHQYLRDRGVARYKLPDQMERVEYWPLTSVGKVDKMKLKQMAEYKAQPGEVKPIAYREERVPYGGNIYLAAAQIAEAFDEPYLLYETGQELSVGLGVHALLTVEPDYTTLAVDNKVVKLNNQDLSNTIDKALDQVRLRNWRAYGIANFALARHYWQLPLLEEDNCLLKLVIPKVEVRFSKGEVLWRALDEESFRQTGELVTSIADGGRREAEQALLQRLNTQKVETPGVRTHNAESYQQVVAEAVREIRERKYQKVILSRKIPLGTKIDMVASYIAGRQVNSPARSFLLNLDGLQAAGFSPETVVEVDRDGWVSTQPLAGTRALGDQEEETRRLREELLHDPKEVAEHAVSVKLAFEEMRSICSADTTAVSEFMSVLSRGTVQHIASRLTGKLKPGCNSWHAFQALFPAVTASGIPKKEALEAIGRLEGQARNLYSGCVLIYDSDGALDAALVLRTIFQQDNQAWLHAGAGIVEMSAPSREIEETREKLSSVSRRLVAALQF